Within Elizabethkingia sp. JS20170427COW, the genomic segment CATTTCTGCAAAAAACTCTTTGGACGATAAAATAAAAGGGTTAGAGATTGGTGCAGATGACTATCTTACCAAGCCTTTTCACCTGTCTGAACTTACTGCTCGTATTTATTCTCTTATCAGAAGAAGACAGTTCAACAGCAGCAATATTATCAGGCAAAATGAAATAGAAATAAATCTGTTAGCAAAAAATGTATTGGTACATCATGAGGAGGTAGCGCTAACAAGAAAAGAGTTTGACCTACTTATTTATTTTATAGGAAATAAAAATCGGGTGCTTTCTAAAAGTACTTTAGCCGAACACCTTTCAGGTGATTTTGCAGATATGCTGGACAATCATGATTTTGTTTATGCGCATGTTAAAAACCTGAAAAAAAAGTTGAGTGATGCGGGGTGCGAGCCATACATCAAAACGGTTTACGGAACAGGATACAAATGGGAAGGATGAAAAATTTACTACAAAAATCATTAGTACAACTTGCAATATTTGCTTTTGTTGTTTTTTCATTAAGTATTCCGTCTTATTTTTTTCTGGTGGATTGGATTTGGCTGAAGGAACTGGATGAAAATAACCATCTCATTGCTGAACGTATTTCAAATGAATTTAATGAACAGGAA encodes:
- a CDS encoding response regulator transcription factor, whose translation is MKILIVEDETELAKSMEEYLSAAKYRCENAPTFVEAVDKISRYDYDCILLDISLPDGNGLKILEELKKENKQEGVIIISAKNSLDDKIKGLEIGADDYLTKPFHLSELTARIYSLIRRRQFNSSNIIRQNEIEINLLAKNVLVHHEEVALTRKEFDLLIYFIGNKNRVLSKSTLAEHLSGDFADMLDNHDFVYAHVKNLKKKLSDAGCEPYIKTVYGTGYKWEG